The following are encoded in a window of Amycolatopsis lexingtonensis genomic DNA:
- a CDS encoding TIGR03085 family metal-binding protein, whose protein sequence is MGVAADERQALSFLLRELGPDAPTLCEGWTTRDLAAHLVVREHRLDAAPGILIPALAGHTQKVQDRYAAKAWGALVEQVKQGPSKFWPTAIGPLDELTNTAEFLVHHEDVRRAQPGWEPRPADATRDAAAWRSAKQAAKLNLRKAPVGVTLRTTTGQEAAVKTGPDPVAVIGAPVDLLLFVFGRDAVHLEFEGDAAAVTKLQAVNRGL, encoded by the coding sequence ATGGGTGTCGCTGCAGACGAACGCCAGGCCTTGAGCTTCCTCCTCCGCGAACTCGGGCCCGACGCGCCCACGTTGTGCGAAGGCTGGACGACCCGCGATCTCGCCGCGCACCTCGTCGTGCGCGAACACCGCCTCGACGCCGCGCCCGGGATCCTCATCCCCGCCCTCGCCGGGCACACGCAAAAGGTCCAAGACCGCTACGCCGCCAAGGCCTGGGGTGCCCTCGTCGAGCAGGTCAAGCAGGGCCCGTCCAAGTTCTGGCCCACCGCGATCGGCCCGCTCGACGAGCTGACCAACACCGCCGAGTTCCTCGTCCACCACGAGGACGTCCGGCGCGCGCAGCCCGGCTGGGAACCACGCCCGGCCGACGCCACGAGGGATGCCGCTGCCTGGCGGTCGGCGAAACAGGCCGCCAAGCTCAACCTCCGCAAGGCGCCAGTCGGCGTCACGCTCCGGACCACCACCGGGCAGGAGGCCGCCGTCAAGACCGGGCCCGATCCCGTCGCCGTGATCGGGGCGCCGGTCGATCTGCTGCTGTTCGTGTTCGGCCGCGACGCCGTGCACCTGGAGTTCGAAGGCGACGCGGCCGCCGTCACGAAGCTGCAGGCCGTGAACCGCGGACTCTGA
- a CDS encoding NADH:flavin oxidoreductase/NADH oxidase codes for MSRLFSPITVRGLTLPNRVWVSPMCQYSAADGFPGDWHLVHLGQFATGGAGLVMTEATAVSPEGRISPQDTGIWSDEHADAWRRIVDFVHGQDTAIGMQLAHAGRKGSTHRPWDGPGSVAPEDGGWESVGPSATAFGDYATPRELTTDEVSALPEVFAEAARRAENAGFDVLELHFAHGYLVHQFLSPLSNTRTDRYGGDFEGRTRLALEIADAVRATTGLPLFARLSATDWADHGWTLDDSVRLAKLLAERGIDLIDTSTGGNVPKPDIPVGPGYQVPFAERIRAEAGLPTGAVGMITDPHQAEEIVRNDQADVVFLARALLRDPHWPLRAANVLGADVRWPDQYARAKSWH; via the coding sequence GTGAGCCGACTCTTCAGCCCGATCACCGTCCGCGGCCTGACCCTGCCGAACCGCGTCTGGGTGTCTCCGATGTGCCAGTACTCCGCCGCCGATGGCTTTCCCGGTGACTGGCACCTCGTCCACCTCGGTCAGTTCGCCACCGGCGGGGCCGGGCTCGTCATGACCGAAGCCACCGCCGTCAGCCCCGAAGGCCGGATCAGCCCGCAGGACACCGGCATCTGGAGCGACGAGCACGCGGACGCCTGGCGCCGGATCGTCGACTTCGTGCACGGCCAGGACACCGCCATCGGCATGCAGCTCGCCCACGCCGGGCGCAAGGGGTCGACGCACCGGCCCTGGGACGGGCCCGGCAGCGTCGCGCCCGAGGACGGGGGCTGGGAGAGCGTCGGTCCGTCCGCGACGGCGTTCGGCGACTACGCCACTCCGCGCGAGCTGACCACCGACGAAGTCAGCGCGCTCCCCGAAGTCTTCGCCGAGGCGGCCCGCCGGGCGGAGAACGCCGGCTTCGACGTGCTCGAGCTGCACTTCGCGCACGGCTACCTCGTCCACCAGTTCCTGTCGCCGCTGTCCAACACCCGCACCGACCGCTACGGCGGCGACTTCGAGGGCCGCACGCGCCTCGCGCTGGAGATCGCCGACGCGGTCCGCGCGACGACCGGCCTTCCCCTCTTCGCCCGGCTGAGCGCCACCGACTGGGCGGACCACGGCTGGACCCTCGACGACTCGGTCCGGCTGGCGAAGCTCCTGGCCGAGCGCGGGATCGACCTCATCGACACCTCGACCGGCGGCAACGTCCCGAAGCCGGACATCCCCGTCGGCCCCGGCTACCAGGTGCCGTTCGCCGAGCGGATCCGCGCCGAAGCCGGCCTCCCGACCGGCGCGGTCGGCATGATCACCGACCCGCACCAGGCCGAGGAAATCGTCCGGAACGACCAGGCCGACGTCGTGTTCCTGGCCCGCGCGCTATTGCGCGACCCGCACTGGCCACTGCGCGCGGCGAACGTCCTCGGCGCCGACGTGCGCTGGCCCGACCAGTACGCCCGGGCCAAGTCCTGGCACTAG
- a CDS encoding ATP-grasp domain-containing protein — translation MTSSKKDPARTLVILGGADGSVSTYERARELGFRTICVDVRPGAPAVAYADEFLQVSVRAPEQIAAALEGRRDLAGVLCPASDVGLPALAWLTRHWGLPDPLPEYAVRASTDKSVFRALCDHLALPSYRSVDGRPGPELVHAAQQLRFPALVKPVDSSGSRGVVSCPGPGLLTKAFTESLAFSPSGRLVVEEHLDGSHFTIEALVVDGRIVFHAVTERVLTPPPFFVTSSHLLPAELPADVELGLIEALDRICTELGYRTGPLTLDAVLGRDGRLYLVEMGARMGGNGLAEAIAHCHGADLIGAGIAAATGGEVTLDLHEPKPTLVHILASDRGGHLSRVDGIDDVRAMPGLVGLHLFADEGSFVRPYEQAGHKLGYVVLTAGSVPELLTAENAVRGTLKFLLHDQDMAVPLP, via the coding sequence GTGACGAGTTCGAAGAAGGACCCCGCGAGAACCCTGGTGATCCTCGGGGGCGCGGACGGTTCGGTCAGCACCTACGAGCGGGCGCGGGAACTGGGGTTCCGCACGATCTGCGTCGACGTCCGGCCCGGCGCGCCGGCGGTGGCGTACGCGGACGAGTTCCTGCAGGTCAGCGTCCGGGCACCGGAGCAGATCGCGGCGGCGCTGGAGGGCCGCCGCGACCTCGCGGGCGTGCTGTGCCCGGCCAGCGACGTCGGCCTGCCCGCGCTGGCGTGGCTGACCCGGCACTGGGGGCTCCCGGATCCGCTGCCCGAGTACGCGGTCCGGGCGTCGACGGACAAGTCCGTGTTCCGCGCGCTGTGCGACCACCTGGCCCTGCCCAGCTACCGCAGCGTCGACGGCCGCCCGGGCCCGGAGCTCGTGCACGCCGCGCAGCAGCTGCGGTTCCCCGCGCTCGTCAAGCCGGTCGACTCCTCCGGCAGCCGCGGGGTCGTCTCGTGCCCCGGCCCCGGCCTGCTGACCAAGGCGTTCACCGAGTCGCTCGCGTTCTCGCCGTCCGGGCGACTGGTCGTGGAGGAGCACCTCGACGGTTCGCACTTCACCATCGAGGCGCTGGTCGTCGACGGCCGGATCGTCTTCCACGCCGTCACCGAACGCGTGCTGACGCCGCCGCCGTTCTTCGTGACGTCGTCGCACCTGCTGCCCGCCGAGCTGCCCGCCGACGTCGAGCTGGGCCTGATCGAAGCCCTCGACCGGATCTGCACCGAGCTCGGCTACCGGACCGGACCGCTGACGCTGGACGCCGTCCTGGGCCGGGACGGGCGGCTGTACCTCGTCGAAATGGGCGCGCGGATGGGCGGCAACGGGCTCGCCGAGGCGATCGCGCACTGCCACGGCGCCGACCTGATCGGCGCGGGGATCGCCGCGGCCACCGGCGGCGAGGTCACGCTGGACCTGCACGAGCCGAAGCCGACCCTGGTGCACATCCTCGCGTCCGACCGCGGCGGTCACCTGTCCCGAGTGGACGGTATCGACGACGTGCGCGCGATGCCGGGTCTGGTCGGGCTGCACCTGTTCGCCGACGAGGGTTCGTTCGTCCGGCCGTACGAACAGGCGGGGCACAAGCTCGGGTACGTCGTGCTCACCGCCGGCTCGGTGCCGGAGCTGCTCACGGCGGAGAACGCCGTCCGCGGCACGCTGAAGTTCCTGCTCCACGACCAGGACATGGCGGTACCCCTGCCGTGA
- a CDS encoding carbamoyltransferase gives MYVLGISRVHDSAAALVRDGEIIAFAEEERFTRVKHDGGFPAEAIKFCLERAGITLADVDHVAYYWQRWKEGIHAAKVFARYFPGTLDVFRNANGDEGGKSAGMVDTFRTGGGSGHDDYHVGGAVLAHIKRSYTLANDVKEAVGWTGPTKFKTHLVDHHRAHAASGYFISPWDESAVMTFDGIGSDGTATYLAHGRGNKIVDLRRIKFPHSLGAMYAGVTGYLGFFPTRDEGKIMGLAPLGEDTYVDAFKQLIHLDDDGGFELDLSWFGHHRTGKHVMSRKFTDAFGPARPKTRVTAANPVPQHYCDIAYALQVTLEEAGLHLARWLQRETGSKRLCVAGGVALNSVMNGRILLETPFEDFFAQPAAADDGCALGAALDVSVAKYGKPRPRDGYTYTGPDYTEAEMELALQDAGVEYERVDDIAAHTAAKVAEGKIVGWVQGRMECGPRALGNRSLVADPRDPESKTRMNEKVKHREAFRPFAPSCLEERAGEYFVSDYPSPVMLLVFDVLPDKRAEVPAITHVDGTARVQTVSRADNPLYYRMISEFEKLTGVPMVVNTSFNDNNEPIVASPADAIACYLKTDVDALALGPFWVEKEL, from the coding sequence ATGTACGTACTGGGCATCAGCCGGGTGCACGACTCGGCGGCGGCACTCGTGCGCGACGGCGAGATCATCGCGTTCGCCGAGGAAGAACGCTTCACGCGCGTGAAGCACGACGGCGGCTTCCCCGCCGAGGCCATCAAGTTCTGCCTGGAGCGCGCCGGGATCACCCTGGCCGACGTCGACCACGTGGCCTACTACTGGCAGCGCTGGAAGGAAGGCATCCACGCGGCCAAGGTGTTCGCGCGGTACTTCCCCGGCACGCTGGACGTCTTCCGCAACGCCAACGGCGACGAGGGCGGCAAGTCCGCGGGCATGGTCGACACCTTCCGGACCGGGGGCGGCTCCGGCCACGACGACTACCACGTCGGCGGCGCGGTTCTGGCCCACATCAAGCGGTCCTACACGCTGGCGAACGACGTCAAGGAAGCCGTCGGCTGGACCGGGCCGACGAAGTTCAAGACCCACCTCGTGGACCACCACCGCGCGCACGCGGCCAGCGGGTACTTCATCTCGCCGTGGGACGAGTCGGCGGTCATGACGTTCGACGGCATCGGCAGCGACGGCACGGCGACCTACCTCGCGCACGGCCGCGGGAACAAGATCGTCGACCTGCGCCGGATCAAGTTCCCGCACTCGCTCGGCGCGATGTACGCGGGCGTCACCGGCTACCTCGGCTTCTTCCCGACCCGCGACGAAGGCAAGATCATGGGCCTGGCGCCGCTGGGCGAGGACACCTACGTCGACGCGTTCAAGCAGCTCATCCACCTCGACGACGACGGCGGCTTCGAACTCGACCTGAGCTGGTTCGGCCACCACCGCACCGGCAAGCACGTGATGTCCCGGAAGTTCACCGACGCCTTCGGCCCGGCGCGGCCGAAAACCCGCGTCACGGCTGCGAATCCCGTTCCCCAGCACTACTGCGACATCGCGTACGCCCTGCAGGTGACGCTCGAAGAAGCGGGCCTGCACCTGGCGCGCTGGCTGCAGCGCGAGACCGGTTCGAAGCGGCTGTGCGTCGCCGGCGGGGTCGCGCTGAACAGCGTCATGAACGGGCGGATCCTGCTGGAGACGCCGTTCGAGGACTTCTTCGCCCAGCCCGCGGCGGCCGACGACGGCTGCGCGCTCGGCGCGGCTTTGGACGTCTCGGTCGCCAAGTACGGCAAGCCGCGCCCGCGCGACGGCTACACCTACACCGGCCCCGACTACACCGAGGCCGAGATGGAACTGGCGCTGCAGGACGCCGGCGTCGAGTACGAGCGCGTCGACGACATCGCGGCGCACACCGCGGCGAAGGTGGCCGAGGGCAAGATCGTCGGCTGGGTGCAGGGCCGGATGGAGTGCGGGCCGCGGGCGCTGGGCAACCGGTCGCTCGTCGCCGACCCGCGCGATCCCGAGTCGAAGACGCGGATGAACGAGAAGGTGAAGCACCGCGAGGCGTTCCGGCCGTTCGCGCCTTCGTGCCTGGAGGAGCGCGCGGGCGAGTACTTCGTCAGCGACTACCCGTCACCGGTGATGCTGCTGGTGTTCGACGTCCTGCCGGACAAGCGCGCCGAGGTCCCGGCGATCACGCACGTCGACGGCACCGCGCGGGTGCAGACTGTCAGTCGTGCGGACAACCCGCTGTACTACCGGATGATCAGCGAGTTCGAGAAGCTGACCGGGGTGCCGATGGTCGTCAACACCTCGTTCAACGACAACAACGAGCCGATCGTGGCCAGCCCGGCCGACGCGATCGCGTGTTACCTCAAGACCGACGTCGACGCGCTGGCCCTCGGACCGTTCTGGGTGGAGAAGGAACTGTGA
- a CDS encoding glycosyltransferase family 2 protein encodes MTTPFPGPAHSGLTVVIPCFNEVDNIEPSYREITNELGHYSLELFYVDDGSVDGTLDKIRALAAADPRVRYLSFSRNFGFEAAFSAGYRYASQPWVLHVDADQQFPAAEAEKLVAAAEQGNDAVFGVRTNRQDPRLRRWGTAAFHFLGRRVLRIEIPPGATAFRLVRAELARKIVDLRLGTPYFLATVPRLTSRYTCVQVAHRARERGESKVGFGFLASHAIELFVGFTRRLTTAASATALLAAGIAVLAGGAAAFGLLGAGVTATLLFALLAVLLLVASLTVRYLVVVGAGQPRPRQFYVREANVVVDAEDRLFTPADPAGPRLIDVQLGKGVSA; translated from the coding sequence ATGACCACCCCTTTCCCGGGGCCGGCCCACAGTGGACTCACCGTAGTCATTCCGTGCTTCAACGAAGTCGACAACATAGAACCGTCCTATCGGGAAATAACCAACGAACTAGGCCACTATTCGCTGGAACTGTTTTACGTCGACGACGGGAGCGTCGACGGAACGCTGGACAAGATCCGCGCGCTCGCGGCCGCGGACCCGCGCGTGCGGTATTTGTCCTTTTCCCGGAACTTCGGTTTCGAGGCCGCTTTCTCGGCCGGCTACCGCTACGCGTCGCAACCGTGGGTCCTGCACGTCGACGCCGACCAGCAGTTCCCCGCCGCCGAGGCGGAGAAGCTCGTCGCGGCGGCCGAGCAGGGCAACGACGCGGTCTTCGGCGTCCGCACGAACCGCCAGGACCCGCGGCTGCGGCGGTGGGGCACCGCCGCGTTCCACTTCCTCGGCCGGCGCGTGCTGCGCATCGAGATCCCGCCGGGCGCCACGGCGTTCCGGCTGGTCCGCGCGGAACTGGCCCGCAAGATCGTCGACCTGCGGCTCGGCACGCCGTACTTCCTGGCCACGGTCCCCCGGCTGACCAGCCGGTACACCTGCGTCCAGGTCGCGCACCGGGCCCGCGAGCGCGGCGAGTCCAAAGTGGGCTTCGGGTTCCTGGCTTCGCACGCCATCGAACTCTTCGTCGGGTTCACCCGGCGGCTCACGACCGCGGCGTCCGCGACGGCGTTGCTGGCCGCGGGGATCGCGGTGCTCGCCGGCGGCGCGGCGGCGTTCGGCCTGCTCGGCGCCGGGGTCACCGCGACGCTGCTGTTCGCGCTGCTCGCGGTCCTGCTGCTGGTGGCGTCGCTGACCGTGCGCTACCTCGTCGTGGTCGGCGCGGGTCAGCCGCGGCCGCGGCAGTTCTACGTCCGGGAAGCGAACGTCGTCGTCGACGCCGAGGACCGGCTCTTCACCCCGGCGGACCCGGCGGGTCCCCGGCTCATCGATGTGCAACTGGGGAAAGGCGTTTCGGCGTGA